Proteins from a genomic interval of Rosa chinensis cultivar Old Blush chromosome 2, RchiOBHm-V2, whole genome shotgun sequence:
- the LOC112190403 gene encoding very-long-chain (3R)-3-hydroxyacyl-CoA dehydratase PASTICCINO 2A: MAGSLSLLLRRLYLSLYNWTLFIGWSQVLYLAVKTLRESGPGQVYNALDRPLQFAQSAAFLEILHGLVGLVRSPITATLPQISSRLFLVWGILWSFPETQSHVLVSSLVISWSITEIIRYSFYGMKETLGFAPSWLQWLRYSTFMLLYPIGITSEVGLIYLAMPHIKNSEKYCIRMPNKWNFSFDYVCAAIVALGFYVPGSPHMYRYMLTQRKKVLSKSKAE; this comes from the exons ATGGCGGGATCTTTGTCTCTTCTTCTCAGACGGCTTTACCTTTCCCTCTACAACTGGACCCTCTTCATCGGATG GTCTCAGGTGCTGTATCTTGCTGTGAAGACACTTCGGGAATCGGGCCCCGGGCAGGTTTACAATGCCCTCGACCGCCCACTTCAGTTTGCTCAATCCGCCGCGTTTTTGGAGATTCTTCATGGCTTAGTCG GTTTGGTGAGATCTCCTATAACAGCCACACTGCCACAGATTAGTTCGAGGTTGTTTCTGGTTTGGGGGATCCTGTGGAGCTTTCCTGAG ACTCAGAGTCATGTCCTTGTGAGCTCTTTGGTCATCAGCTGGTCCATCACTGAG ATTATTCGATACTCTTTCTATGGCATGAAAGAGACTCTTGGTTTTGCGCCTTCCTGGCTCCAGTGGCTCAG GTATAGCACCTTCATGTTGTTGTATCCAATTGGGATCACAAGTGAAGTTGGCTTAATATATCTTGCCATGCCACacattaag AATTCTGAGAAGTATTGTATAAGGATGCCAAACAAGTGGAACTTCTCTTTTGATTACGTCTGTGCTGCGATTGTAGCCCTAGGATTCTACGTCCCAG GCAGTCCTCACATGTACAGGTATATGCTTACGCAGAGGAAGAAAGTTCTTTCAAAATCTAAAGCGGAGTAG